The sequence CTTCAAGTGGGGTGCCCGGTCGTGATTCATTATTAAAAGTAAAGAGGTAAAGACATGTATAAATTATTAAAACGAGATGGACTCGCAAAACGAGGCGAGTTCCATACAGTGCACGGGGTCATTCAGACCCCTGTATTTATGAATGTAGGAACTGCGGCGGCAATCAAAGGCGCCGTATCTACAGAAGATTTACAAGGAATTAAGACGCAGGTAGAGTTATCCAATACGTATCATCTGCATGTGAGACCCGGAGATCAAGTGGTGAAAAAGTTAGGCGGTCTTCATAAATTTATGGTATGGGATAAGCCGATTCTGACAGATTCCGGTGGGTTCCAGGTGTTTTCGCTTGCGGGACTTCGTAAGATTAAAGAAGAAGGTGTGTACTTTAACTCTCACATTGATGGCAAAAAAATCTTTATGGGACCGGAGGAAAGTATGCAGATTCAGTCCAATCTGGCTTCTACGATTGCAATGGCATTTGATGAGTGCCCATCCAGTGTGGCGACAAGAGAATATATTCAGAACTCAGTGGAACGTACAACAAGATGGCTTGCAAGATGCAAAGCCGAGATGGCAAGATTGAATACGCTTCCGGATACGATCAACCAGCACCAGATGCTATTTGGAATTAATCAAGGCGGAATTTATGAAGATATTCGTATTGAACATGCGAAAGAGATTGCAAAGATGGATTTGGATGGATACGCAGTCGGAGGGCTTGCGGTAGGAGAATCCCATGAGGAGATGTATCGCATTTTGGAGGCGGTTGTGCCGTATCTTCCGATTGAGAAACCTACGTATCTGATGGGTGTAGGGACTCCGGCAAATATTTTGGAAGCGGTTGACAGGGGTGTTGACTTTTTTGACTGTGTATATCCGAGCCGAAACGGAAGACATGGACATGTATATACAAATCAGGGGAAATTAAACTTGTTCAATGCAAAATATGAGCTGGATGACGCGCCGATTGAAGAGGGCTGCCAGTGTCCTGCATGCCGCACATACAGCAGAGCGTACATCAGACATCTTTTGAAAGCAAAAGAGATGCTTGGAATGAGACTCTGTGTGCTGCATAATTTGTATTTCTATAACAATATGATGGAAGAGATCAGAGCTGCGATTGAAGCAGGACGCTATAAAGAATACAAAAGAGAAAAACTTGCAGGAATGGGAATTCAGGAAGTATAAAAAAATTATGAAATCTAAAAAAACACTTGATGTATGTCTATAGATTGTGTATGATGGTCATAGTGTTTAAAAATAGTAGGAGGAAATAAGATGAATAATCCAATATTTTTGCTTATTTTTTATGCAGTAATTCTTGGGGGATTTTGGTTCTTACTGATGCGTCCGCAAAAGAAAGAACAGAAGAGAATACAGTTGATGTTATCTGAACTGGCAGTAGGTGATACTGTGTTGACAACAAGTGGATTCTACGGAGTAATCATTGATATTACAGACGAGGATGTAATTGTAGAGTTTGGTAATAACAAGAACTGCCGTATTCCGATGCAGAAAGCAGCGATTACGCAGGTAGAAAAAGCAAATACAGAAGAATAAGTGAATGTAAAGGGAAGGCTTAGCCTTCTCTTTTTTTGGCCTTAAAACAGAGTATACTCTAAAAAAATACACTTTTCCGTATTAAAGGGTTGAAACGTGAATAAAAATACGATATGATTAGACCTATAAACTTTTGCAAGAGAAGGGAAGAGATATATGGAATTGAAAGTTGGAATTATCAAAGGGGATGGGATTGGTCCTGAAATTGTAGAAGAGGCAATGAAAGTATTAGATAAGGTCGGAGAAGTGTACGGCCATACATACAGATATAAAGAGTTATTGCTTGGAGGCGCCTCGATTGATGTACATGGGATCCCATTGACAGATGAGACTGTAGCGGAAGCAAAATCATGTGACGCTGTTTTGATGGGCTCTATCGGAGGAGATGCAAAAGTTTCACCGTGGTATCAGTTGGAACCAAACAGACGCCCGGAGGCAGGACTTTTAAAGATTCGAAAAGAATTGAATCTCTTTGCAAACTTAAGACCGGCAGTGCTGTATGATGAATTGAAAGGAGCATGCCCGTTAAAAGAAGAGATTACCGAAGGTGGATTTGATATGATGATCATGCGAGAACTAACGGGTGGATTGTATTTTGGAAATCGAAAGACGGAAGAGATAGATGGTGTTATGACCGCATGTGACGAACTTACCTACAATGAGAATGAGATTCGAAGAATTGCAAAGAGAGCATTTGAGATCGCGATGAAACGAAGAAAAAAAGTGATCAGTGTGGATAAAGCGAATGTCCTTGATTCTTCCAGATTATGGAGAAAGATTGTTGAGGAGATTGCAAAAGAATATCCAGAAGTTGCTTTGGAACATATGCTTGTCGACAACTGTGCGATGCAGCTTGTAAAAGATCCAAAGCAGTTTGATGTGATTTTGACAGAAAACATGTTTGGAGACATTTTGTCCGATGAGGCAAGCATGGTGACAGGTTCAATCGGAATGCTTGCCTCGGCAAGTTTGAACGATACAAAATTCGGTCTATATGAGCCAAGCGGCGGTTCGGCACCGGATATTGCAGGCAAAGGAATTGCTAATCCGATTGCCACAATACTGTCTGCGGCGATGATGTTAAGATTTTCATTTGACTTAGATAAAGAGGCGGATGCAATTGAGAAAGCAGTCAGTCAGGTATTAAAAGATGGGTACCGTACCATCGATATCATGTCAGAAGGAAAAGAACAGGTTGGCACTGCGAAAATCGGTGATCTGATCTGTGAAAGAATTGCGTAACGAAGGGAGAGACAGATATGAGAAGTGATACAGTAACAAAAGGAATGCAGCAGGCACCGCACCGTTCGTTGTTCAATGCATTAGGATATACAGAAGAAGAGTTGGAAAAACCGTTAGTGGGAATCGTGTGTTCTTACAATGAGATTGTGCCGGGGCATATGAATCTTGACAAGATTGCCAATGCGGTAAAAATGGGTGTGGCAATGGCTGGTGGAACGCCTGTTATGTTTCCGGCAATTGCAGTCTGTGACGGAATTGCAATGGGGCATATCGGTATGAAATATTCTCTTGTCACAAGAGACCTGATCGCAGATTCCACGGAAGCGATGGCTATGGCACATCAGTTTGATGCGCTTGTCATGATTCCGAACTGTGATAAAAATGTACCGGGACTTTTGATGGCAGCAGCAAGAATCAATGTGCCGACGATTTTTGTGAGCGGAGGTCCGATGCTAGCGGGGAGAGTGAAGGGATGCAAGACAAGCCTTTCGAGTATGTTTGAGGCAGTTGGTTCCTATGCGGCGGGAACGATGACTGCAGAAGATGTACAGGAATTTGAGAGCAAAGCATGTCCGACTTGTGGTTCCTGCTCCGGTATGTACACGGCAAACAGCATGAACTGTCTGACGGAAGTGCTTGGTATGGGATTGAAAGGAAATGGAACGATTCCGGCGGTGTATTCCGAACGAATCCGCCTTGCAAAACACGCAGGAATGAAAGTGATGGAGCTGTGGGAGAAAAATATCAGGCCAAGAGATATTATGACAGAAAAGGCGATTTTGAATGCACTTACTGTGGATATGGCGCTGGGCTGTTCGACAAACAGTATGTTACATCTTCCGGCGATTGCACATGAGATTGGAATGGATTTTGATATCACATTTGCAAATGAGATCAGTGCAAAGACCCCGAACCTCTGTCATCTCGCACCGGCAGGACACACGTATATGGAAGACCTGAACGAGGCAGGCGGTGTGTATGCAGTGATGAATGAGTTAAATAAAAAGAATCTTTTATATACAGAGTGCATGACCGTAACTGGAAAAACAGTTGGTGAGAACATTGAGGGATGTGTCAACAAAGATCCGGATGTCATAAGACCAATTGAAAATCCATACAGTGAAACAGGTGGTCTTGCAGTGCTCACAGGAAACCTTGCACCACATGGCGGCGTTGTAAAACGTTCGGCGGTTGTGGAAGAGATGATGGTACATGAAGGTCCGGCGAGAGTGTTTGACTGTGAGGAAGATGCGATTGCCGCAATCAAAGGCGGAAAAATTGTCGCAGGTGATGTGGTTGTCATTCGCTATGAGGGACCGAAAGGAGGACCTGGAATGAGGGAGATGCTCAATCCGACATCGGCAATTGCCGGTATGGGACTCGGCTCCAGTGTGGCGTTGATTACGGATGGGCGTTTCAGTGGCGCATCAAGAGGTGCATCCATCGGACACGTGTCTCCGGAAGCAGCAGTGGGAGGTCCAATTGCGTTAGTGGAAGAAGGCGATATCATTAAGATCAATATCCCGGAAAATAAAATAGAGCTGGCTGTTTCGGATGAGCTGCTTGCAAAAAGGAAAGCAGAGTGGAAACCAAGAAAACCAAAGGTTACAACAGGTTATTTGGCAAGATATGCGGCGCTGGTGACATCCGGAAACAGAGGAGCTGTATTAGAAATCCCAAGATAAAGAGAAGGAGAAAGACAGATGCAATTAACAGGAGCAGAAATCGTGATCGAATGTTTGAAAGAGCAGGGAGTGGATACTGTATTTGGATATCCGGGAGGTGCGATTTTAAATGTATACGATGCGTTATATAAACATAGCGATGAGATTTGTCATATATTGACTTCCCACGAACAGGGAGCTGCACATGCAGCAGACGGATATGCAAGAGCAACCGGGAAAGTAGGTGTCTGCCTTGCAACAAGTGGACCGGGAGCCACGAATCTTGTGACCGGGATTGCGACGGCGTATATGGATTCCATTCCAGTAGTGGCGATTACCTGTAACGTAGGTGTTTCCCTGCTTGGAAAAGATAGTTTTCAGGAAATAGATATCGCAGGCATTACAATGCCGATTACAAAGCACAATTATATCGTCAAAGATGTCGATAAATTGGCGGATACGATTCGAAAAGCGTTTTTGATTGCAAGGACAGGAAGACCGGGACCAGTTCTGATCGATATTCCGAAAGATGTGACTGCAAATCTGAGTGAATATCAAAAAGTAGAAATTGACGTCACAGATATTCAGAGAAAGAAAATCGATGAAGATGAGATTGAAACAGCGGTGAAAATGATTCAGAGAGCCAAGAAACCATATATTTTTGTGGGTGGCGGGGCAGTTTTGTCAGGAGCAAGTGAGTCTTTAGTGGAATTTGCACATAAAATTGATGCGCCTGTGGCGGATTCTCTGATGGGAAAAGGAGCATTTCCGGGAACAGATGAGCTGTACTCTGGAATGCTTGGAATGCATGGAACGAAAGCGTCGAATTTTGGAGTGAGCCAATGTGACCTTTTGGTCGTGGTCGGTGCAAGGTTCAGTGACCGTGTGACTGGAAATGCAAAGAAATTTGCACATCATGCGAAAATTCTGCAAATTGATATTGATCCGGCAGAAATAGATAAAAATATTCTCACAGATGCGAGTGTGACCGGAGATATCAAAGAAGTTCTGATAATCCTGAATGAAAAGGTGGAACAGCAAAGTCATGAGGAATGGAAACAGCAGATTGAGGAATATAAAGAAAAACATCCTCTGACGTATCATCCGGAAGGACTTACAGGACCGTATATTGTGGAAGAAATATACAGACAGACTAACGGAGACGCAATCATTACAACAGAAGTCGGACAGCATCAGATGTGGGCTGCACAATTTTATAAATACACAAAACCGAGAACGTTTTTAACTTCGGGAGGTCTTGGGACAATGGGCTATGGACTTGGCGCTTCGCTCGGAGCAAAGATGGGGATGCCGGACAAGACCGTGGTCAATGTTGCCGGAGATGGATGTTTCCGAATGAATATGAATGAGATTGCAACAGCGGCAAGATACAATATTCCGATTATTCAAGTCGTGGTAAATAACCATGTACTTGGCATGGTGCGTCAGTGGCAGACGCTGTTTTATGAAAAGCGTTATTCTGCAACCGTGTTAAATGATGCGGTAGACTTTGTAAAATTGGCAGAAGCAATGGGGGCGGTCGGAATACGTGCGGCGACACGGGAAGAGTTTCAAAAAGCTTTCCAGGAGGCGCTGGCTATGGGGAGACCGGTTGTGATTGACTGCCAGATCGACAGTGATGAAAAAGTATGGCCGATGGTTGCACCAGGGGCTGCGATCAGCGAGGCATTTAGTGAAGAAGATTTAGAAAAATAAAAATGAAGTGGAGGAATAAAAAATGAGCAGAGTGTATAATTTTTCAGCAGGACCGGCAGTATTGCCAGAAAGTGTTCTAAAATCAGCAGCAGAAGAGATGTTAGATTACAAGGGATGCGGAATGTCGGTTATGGAGATGAGTCATAGATCGAAAGCATTTGAGGAGATTATCAAAACGGCGGAGTCGGATTTAAGAGAGCTCATGCATATTCCGGATAACTATAAAGTGCTGTTTTTGCAGGGAGGAGCGTCACAGCAGTTTGCGATGATTCCGATGAACTTGATGAAAAACAAGGTGGCGGACTACATTGTGACTGGACAATGGGCAAAAAAAGCATACCAGGAAGCAGCAAAATATGGTAAGGTCAATAAAATTGCTTCTTCAGAAGATAAAACATTTTCTTACATACCAGATTGTTCAGATCTTCCAATCTCAGAAGATGCAGACTATGTGTATATTTGTGAAAATAATACGATTTATGGAACCAAATTTAAGGAACTGCCAAATACAAAAGGAAAGACACTTGTAGCCGATGTATCATCCTGCTTTTTATCAGAACCGGTAGATGTCAGCAAATATGGAATTATTTATGGTGGTGTACAAAAGAATATCGGACCTGCAGGTGTAGTTATTGTGATTATCCGCGAAGATTTGATTACAGAAGATGTGCTCCCGGGAACACCTACGATGCTCACATATAAGACACATGCTGATGCAGATTCTCTTTACAACACTCCGCCTGCTTATGGAATTTATATCTGTGGAAAAGTATTTCAGTGGCTGAAAGAGATGGGTGGTCTGGAAGCGATGAAAGAGAGAAATGAAAGAAAAGCAAAGATTCTTTACGATTTTCTTGATCAAAGTAAATTGTTCAAAGGAACAGTGGAAAAGAAAGATCGCTCTCTTATGAATGTGCCGTTTGTTACAGGAAGTGACGAGTTAGATGCAAAATTTGTAAAAGAAGCAAAGGCGGCAGGACTTGAGAATTTAAAAGGTCACAGAAGTGTTGGAGGTATGAGAGCAAGTATCTATAATGCGATGCCGGAAGAAGGCGTTCAGGCACTGGTGGACTTTATGAAAAAATTTGAGGAGGAGAATCTGTAGATATGTATAAATTTCATTGTTTAAATCCAATTGCAGAAGTAGGCTTAAACCAGTTTACAGGCGAGTATGAAGCTGAAGGAAAGTTAGAAGGTGTAGACGCAGTGCTTGTGAGAAGCGCTGCAATGCATGAGTTGGAATTTGATAAAGAGTTAAAAGTAATCGCACGTGCAGGAGCAGGCGTGAATAACATTCCACTTGACAGATGTGCAGAAGAAGGAATTGTTGTATTTAATACACCGGGAGCAAATGCAAATGGTGTAAAGGAACTTGTGATTGCAGGTATGCTGCTCGCATCCAGAGATATTATCGGGGGAATCAACTGGGTGCAGGAGCACGAAGAAGACGGTGATGTGGCAAAACATGCGGAGAAACAAAAAAAGGCATTTGCGGGCTGTGAATTGGAAGGAAAGAAACTTGGAGTGATCGGTCTTGGCGCAATTGGTGTTCTCGTTGCAAACGCAGCAGCTCATCTTGGCATGGATGTATACGGTTATGACCCTTATATTTCGGTAGATGCAGCCTGGAAATTATCAAGAAATATTTACCATGCAAAAACAGTGGATGAATTGTATAAAGAATGTGATTACATTACAATTCATGTTCCGGCACTGGAGAGCACAAAAGGAATGATCAATAAAGATGCGATCAGTTTGATGAAAAAAGATGTGGTTGTATTGAACTTCGCACGAGATGTGCTTGTGAACGAAGAAGATATGATCGACGCACTGGAAAGCGGAAAGGTGAAACGGTATGTCACAGATTTCCCGAATCCATTGGTAGCAGGCGTGAAAGGAACGATTGTGATTCCGCATTTAGGGGCATCTACAGAGGAATCGGAGGATAATTGTGCAAAGATGGCAGTAAAAGAAGTGATGGATTTCCTGGAAAACGGGAATATTAGAAATTCTGTCAACTATCCGAACTGCGATATGGGATACCGTGATGGAAAGACAAGAATCACGATTCTCCATCACAATGTACCGAATATGATTGGTCAGTTCACAACCTTGCTTGCAGAGGCAGGAGTGAATATTTCTGACATGACAAATAAGAGTAAGAAGGAATACGCTTATACGATGATTGATATTGAAGGCGGATTGAACGAAGAGATTAAAGAAAAATTGGGCACGATAAAGGATGTTTTAAGAGTTCGTGTGATTGAATAGGAAAAAGGCTGCAAGTTCAGAGATGGATTTGCAGTCTTCTTTTTTTACAACAAAATTGTAGCAAAACGTAGCAAATACGTAACATTTTTTTAAGGGGTTCTTAAGGGCAGAAACATTGCAATACAAACAGAAGTGGACTATAATAAATTTTGCAAACAAAAGTAGGAGTACGAGTGATATGTTTAGGGTGAGAAAAGGAATAAGGTACAGAAGAAGAAAAAAGATTGCAGTTGGGATTGTATTGGTTACAATATTGCTTATCTTGTTAGGGGGACTGATTTTTAGAATCGCAAAGAGAACGATTCCGGAAGTGATTTTAAAAGTGAAAAATGTGTCAATTCTTCAAGATGAGGAGATTCCGCAGATTCAGGCTGCCGCTTCTTGTAAGGACGAAAAATACAGTGAGAAAGAACTGGAAAAAGGATATACTGTGAAAGATTTTGTGAAGGATTTGAATGCGGGGAAAGGATATCGGCTAACATATGAGATTGATCAGACAAAAGAAGGAGAGTATCCAATTACCATTTCTTTTGAAAAAGATTTGAAGAAAAAAATAGATAAGAAATGGAGAAAAAAGCTAAAGGTTCAGGTGAAAAACGGCACTTGCCAAGTTAAGAATAAATACGGGACTTGGGAAGATAAAAAATTTAAAAAGTGGGACGGTACCTATGCGGCATCAGAATTTGTTCTTTCAAAAGAGAAGACATATTACATAGATGAGAATGGAGAGATGGTAACAGGATGGAAAGATATCGATAATTTCCGCTATTTTTTCGATGAGAATGGAGAGATGAGTATTGGTTGGAAAGAGACAAAGGAAGGTACTTACTATTTTCAGGAAGATGGGAAGATGAGTGTTGGCTGGCAAAAGATAGGGGAAGATACTTATTACTTTGACAAAGAGGGAAAGATGCTGACAGGAAAGCAGAGAGTATTTCAGTTGGACTGCGTATTTGGCAAAGATGGGAAATTACAGTCAAAGGCGAGCAAGGTGGATCCGGAGAAACCGATGGTTGCGTTGACATTTGATGATGGACCGGGAAAATACACGGATTCTCTTTTGGATAAATTGGAGGAGTATGGTGCAAGGGCTACCTTCTTTATGGTTGGAACGAATGCGGCGAAGTATCCGGATACCATTAAGCGAATGGAAGAGATTGGATGCGAAATTGGTAATCATACGACGAATCATAAAAATCTCGTCAAACTAGATGATGCAAGTGTCAAAGAAGAGATTCAGTCTACAGATGCAGCGATTGCGGCAGCAGTGGGACATGGAGCAAGTCTGTTGCGTCCGCCGTTTGGCTCTTATAACGACAAGGTGAAGAGTTTGGCAGGAAAGCCGGTCATCATGTGGTCTTTAGATACGCTTGACTGGAAGAAAAAGGATGCGGCATTGATTAGAGATTACGTCCTTGAGACGGTCAGTGATGGAGATGTGATTTTGCTTCATGATATACATGACTTTTCCGTAAATGCGGCATTTGAGTTAATCCCAAAACTGATTGAACAAGGATATCAGCTGGTGACAGTGAGTGAGCTTGCAGAAGCAAGAGGAATCTCGCTGGAAAATGGAGTGCGTTATTCACAGTTTTATAAACAATAGAAAAAGCTTGTAAGTATGTTTGAGGTACTTACAAGCTTTTGCTTAATTATTGTTGATCTTTCTGATGTTTTTCAAGCAATTTATGAATCTTATCGGTTGGATTCATGACAGAACCGATGGTAATGTCATGATTCAAAGAATCAATGATAAGTGCAAGGAATTTGCTCATATCTGCCATAACAAAATATGGTTTTTCATATAATTCGGATGGAAGGTATGTCAAGTTCGTTGTAATGACACGATCGATGTAGCCTTTTTCGTAATAATCGTCAAATTTTGCAAAGCCATCTGTAAATAATCCAAAGGTTGTGCAGACAAATACACGGTTAGCGCCGCGTTCTTTAATCTGTTTTGCAACATCTAACATACTTTCTCCGGAAGAAATCATATCATCGATAATGATTGCATTCTTTCCGGCAAGATCATCACCTAAAAATTCATGTGCCACGATTGGATTTTTTCCATTTACAATTGTAGAGTAGTCGCGACGTTTGTAGAACATACCCATATCTACGCCTAAAACGTTTGAAAAATAAACGGCACGGTGCATAGCGCCTTCATCCGGACTGATGATCATCAGGTGATCCTTGTCCACTTTCAAATCCGGCTCTGCGCGGAGCAAAGCTTTCATAAACTGATATGGCGGTGTAAAGTTATCGAATCCTTTGAGCGGAATTGCATTTTGTACACGTGGGTCGTGCGCATCAAATGTGATGATATTCGATACACCCATTGCTGTAAGTTCTTCTAATGCAAATGCACAGTCAAGAGACTCTCTCTTTGTCCGTTTGTGTTGACGACTTTCATACAAGAATGGCATAATAACGTTGATGCGGCGTGCTTTTCCGGTAGCAGCCGAGATAATACGTTTTAAATCCTGATAATGGTCATCTGGTGACATGTGGTTTTTATGTCCGTTTACAGAGTATGTAAGGCTGTAGTTACATACATCTACCATGATGAATAAGTCTGTGCCGCGGATGGATTCGCGAAGCATACCTTTTGCTTCACCTGAACCAAAACGAGGGCACGCGCTGTCGACTAAATAGTTCTCCAGACGGTAATTTGCAATTGAAGCGGAATCCGGCCATTTTTCAACTGCATTCTGGCGAAAGGAAACGATGTAGTCATTTACTTTTTGACCAAGTTCTTTGCAACTATCCAATGCGGCTATTTTAAGAGGAGCAATTGGAAGTGCTTTTTCTAATAATGTGATATTTGCCATAGGGGCCTCCATAAAAATAAATTCTTTTAACATACCCATATTAGCAAAAAAAATCATTTGCTTCAAGAATTTCATGTGGAAATTGCTTTTTTTCGAAAAATTTAGTATGATAGAGATTAGAATTAGTATAAATAGTAATTAATAGGAGAAAAAATATGAGTAAACCAATTGTAGCAATCGTCGGAAGACCGAATGTAGGGAAGTCGACATTATTTAATGCACTGGCGGGAGAGATGATTTCCATCGTAAAAGATACGCCGGGTGTGACAAGAGATAGAATCTATGCAGAAGTAACATGGCTGGATAAAGAATTTACAATGATTGATACCGGAGGAATCGAACCGGACAGCAAAGATATTATTTTATCGCAGATGAGAGAACAGGCTCAGATTGCCATTGATACAGCTGATGTCATTGTTTTTATTACAGATGTGAGACAGGGACTTGTAGATGCAGATTCCAAGGTTGCAGATATGCTAAGACGCTCCGGAAAGCCGGTTGTGCTTGTTGTCAATAAAGTGGACAGCTTCCAGAAGCTTATGCCGGATGTGTACGAATTTTATAATTTAGGAATCGGTGACCCAATCCCGATTTCGGCAGCATCCAGACTTGGTATCGGTGATATGCTTGATGAAGTAGTGAAATTCTTCCCGGAGGGAAATGCGACGGAAGAAGAGGATGAAAGACCAAGAATTGCAATTGTGGGTAAACCAAATGTTGGAAAATCTTCTATTGTCAATAAATTGCTTGGTGAGAACCGTGTGATTGTATCCGATGTTGCAGGCACGACACGTGATGCAATTGATACTGCAATCAAATATCATGGAAAAGAATATGTGTTTATTGATACAGCAGGTCTGCGAAGAAAGAATAAGATTAAAGAAGAGCTGGAGCGATATAGTATCATTCGTACTGTGACAGCGGTGGAACGTGCCGACGTTGTCTTAATGGTGATCGATGCGGTAGAAGGAATCACAGAGCAGGATGCAAAGATCGCCGGAATTGCCCATGAAAGAGGAAAAGGAATTATCATTGTTGTCAATAAATGGGATGCGATTGAGAAACATGATAAGACAATGTACGAGTATGAGAAAAAGATTCGTCAGACATTGGCGTATATGCCATATGCAGAGATTATGTATGTGTCTGCAGCGACAGGACAGCGCCTGAACAAGCTTTATGAGATGATTGATGTCGTGATGGAGAATCAGACGCTTCGTGTGGCTACAGGTGTTCTCAATGAGATCATGGCAGAGGCAGTTGCGATGCAGCAGCCGCCGTCGGATAAAGGAAAGCGTTTGAAATTGTACTATATTACACAGGTAGCGGTAAAACCGCCGACATTTGTTATCTTTGTGAATGATAAGGAATTGATGCACTTTTCATATACAAGATATTTGGAGAATAAGATTAGAGAAGCGTTTGGCTTTAAGGGAACTTCACTGAAATTTTTCATCCGCGAGCGAAAGGAAAAGGAGCGTTAGTAGTATGGAACGTTTGATTTGTGTTGTAATCGGATATCTGTTTGGCTTGTTTCAGACAGGGTACTTTTATGGAAAATTAAAACACATTGACATCAGACAACATGGAAGCGGCAATGCCGGGACGACAAACGCTCTCAGAACGTTAGGATGGACCGCGGGGGCAATCACCTTTTTGGGCGATTGCCTGAAATGTGTTGCAGCAGTTGCAGTTGTGTACTGGCTGTACGGCTCTACACATGATAATATCAGTCTGCTTGCAATGTATGCCGGGATGGGCGCAGTACTTGGACACAATTTTCCCTTTTATTTAAAATTCAAAGGAGGAAAAGGAATTGCGGCGACAGCAGGATTGATTCTTGCTACGAATCCGATTATGATGCTGATTGCGGCTATTGTATTTATTTTGGTTGTGGCAGTGACCCGATACGTTTCGTTGGGGTCACTTATTCTAGTGGTATTGTTTTTGGCTGAAGTGATTGTGTATGGTCAGATGGGAGGATTTTCTCTGACACAGCCAGAATTATATGAAATGTATATGATTGCGTTTGTTTTGATGCTGATGGCATTTTACAGACATCGTGCAAACATCAAGCGTCTTTTGAACGGGACGGAAAATAAATTTGGAGCAGACAGGAAAACGAAATAGAGGCAGGAGGATATGGCATGGCAAAAGCAGGCATCATGGGAGCCGGAAGCTGGG comes from Coprococcus phoceensis and encodes:
- the tgt gene encoding tRNA guanosine(34) transglycosylase Tgt; the encoded protein is MYKLLKRDGLAKRGEFHTVHGVIQTPVFMNVGTAAAIKGAVSTEDLQGIKTQVELSNTYHLHVRPGDQVVKKLGGLHKFMVWDKPILTDSGGFQVFSLAGLRKIKEEGVYFNSHIDGKKIFMGPEESMQIQSNLASTIAMAFDECPSSVATREYIQNSVERTTRWLARCKAEMARLNTLPDTINQHQMLFGINQGGIYEDIRIEHAKEIAKMDLDGYAVGGLAVGESHEEMYRILEAVVPYLPIEKPTYLMGVGTPANILEAVDRGVDFFDCVYPSRNGRHGHVYTNQGKLNLFNAKYELDDAPIEEGCQCPACRTYSRAYIRHLLKAKEMLGMRLCVLHNLYFYNNMMEEIRAAIEAGRYKEYKREKLAGMGIQEV
- the yajC gene encoding preprotein translocase subunit YajC, which encodes MNNPIFLLIFYAVILGGFWFLLMRPQKKEQKRIQLMLSELAVGDTVLTTSGFYGVIIDITDEDVIVEFGNNKNCRIPMQKAAITQVEKANTEE
- the leuB gene encoding 3-isopropylmalate dehydrogenase, whose amino-acid sequence is MELKVGIIKGDGIGPEIVEEAMKVLDKVGEVYGHTYRYKELLLGGASIDVHGIPLTDETVAEAKSCDAVLMGSIGGDAKVSPWYQLEPNRRPEAGLLKIRKELNLFANLRPAVLYDELKGACPLKEEITEGGFDMMIMRELTGGLYFGNRKTEEIDGVMTACDELTYNENEIRRIAKRAFEIAMKRRKKVISVDKANVLDSSRLWRKIVEEIAKEYPEVALEHMLVDNCAMQLVKDPKQFDVILTENMFGDILSDEASMVTGSIGMLASASLNDTKFGLYEPSGGSAPDIAGKGIANPIATILSAAMMLRFSFDLDKEADAIEKAVSQVLKDGYRTIDIMSEGKEQVGTAKIGDLICERIA
- the ilvD gene encoding dihydroxy-acid dehydratase; protein product: MRSDTVTKGMQQAPHRSLFNALGYTEEELEKPLVGIVCSYNEIVPGHMNLDKIANAVKMGVAMAGGTPVMFPAIAVCDGIAMGHIGMKYSLVTRDLIADSTEAMAMAHQFDALVMIPNCDKNVPGLLMAAARINVPTIFVSGGPMLAGRVKGCKTSLSSMFEAVGSYAAGTMTAEDVQEFESKACPTCGSCSGMYTANSMNCLTEVLGMGLKGNGTIPAVYSERIRLAKHAGMKVMELWEKNIRPRDIMTEKAILNALTVDMALGCSTNSMLHLPAIAHEIGMDFDITFANEISAKTPNLCHLAPAGHTYMEDLNEAGGVYAVMNELNKKNLLYTECMTVTGKTVGENIEGCVNKDPDVIRPIENPYSETGGLAVLTGNLAPHGGVVKRSAVVEEMMVHEGPARVFDCEEDAIAAIKGGKIVAGDVVVIRYEGPKGGPGMREMLNPTSAIAGMGLGSSVALITDGRFSGASRGASIGHVSPEAAVGGPIALVEEGDIIKINIPENKIELAVSDELLAKRKAEWKPRKPKVTTGYLARYAALVTSGNRGAVLEIPR
- the ilvB gene encoding biosynthetic-type acetolactate synthase large subunit, translated to MQLTGAEIVIECLKEQGVDTVFGYPGGAILNVYDALYKHSDEICHILTSHEQGAAHAADGYARATGKVGVCLATSGPGATNLVTGIATAYMDSIPVVAITCNVGVSLLGKDSFQEIDIAGITMPITKHNYIVKDVDKLADTIRKAFLIARTGRPGPVLIDIPKDVTANLSEYQKVEIDVTDIQRKKIDEDEIETAVKMIQRAKKPYIFVGGGAVLSGASESLVEFAHKIDAPVADSLMGKGAFPGTDELYSGMLGMHGTKASNFGVSQCDLLVVVGARFSDRVTGNAKKFAHHAKILQIDIDPAEIDKNILTDASVTGDIKEVLIILNEKVEQQSHEEWKQQIEEYKEKHPLTYHPEGLTGPYIVEEIYRQTNGDAIITTEVGQHQMWAAQFYKYTKPRTFLTSGGLGTMGYGLGASLGAKMGMPDKTVVNVAGDGCFRMNMNEIATAARYNIPIIQVVVNNHVLGMVRQWQTLFYEKRYSATVLNDAVDFVKLAEAMGAVGIRAATREEFQKAFQEALAMGRPVVIDCQIDSDEKVWPMVAPGAAISEAFSEEDLEK